Below is a genomic region from Silurus meridionalis isolate SWU-2019-XX chromosome 10, ASM1480568v1, whole genome shotgun sequence.
acaattatattaaaaaataaaaacactaccatgccaatgctggggcttgaacccacaaccttgtggggacctgctgaccagtaaacctatgctttaaccactgagctatcagatctgtcttgtacaagcagtcaataagcctaatgaaccagcatggcttcttttccatacttcaacactatgtaactcatattaaaagtaggccaaacaagtaaaaaaaaaaagagaaataaataaagcaatctttcaaacaggtctctctaattaacaaatcgatttacatattaatatcacaaagtacacaaacaattatattaaaaaaaaaaaaaaaaaatactacccggccaatgctggggcttgaaccaacAACCAAGTGGGGACCTGCTGAACAGAAACCCTAtgctttacccactgagctatcagatcaGCCTTGCGCAAGCAGTcgataagcctaatgaaccagcatggcttcttttccatacttcaacactatgtaatcatattaaaagtaggccaaacaagtaaaaaaaaaaagacaaataaataaagcaatcttttaaacaggtctccctaattaacaaatctatttacagtttaatatcacaaagcagacaaactattatatttaataaaaaaaaaaaaaagtactaccatgccaatgctggggcttgcactcacaaccttgtggggacctgctgaccagtaaacctatgctTCACCCAAtgagctatcagatctgtcttgtgcaagcagtcaataagcctaatgaaccagcattgctttttttccatacttcaacactatgtaactcatattaaaagtaggccaaacaagttttaaaaaaaagacaaataaataaagcaatctttcaaacaggtttctctaattaacaaatcgatttacagattaatattacaaagtagacaaactattatatttaaaaaataaattaattaatgctaCGATGCCAAAGCTGGGGCTTGAAAcaacaaccttgtggggacctgctgaacAGTAAACCTATGctataaccactgagctatcagatctgtcttgtgcaagcagtcaataagcctaatgaaccagcatggcttcttttccatacttcaacactatgtaactcatattaaaagtaggccaacaagtttttaaaaaaaagacaaataaataaagcaatcttttaaacaggtttctctaattaacaaatcgatttacagattaatatcacaaagtagacaaactattatatttccaaaaaaaataaaaaatgctacgATGCCAaagctggggcttgaacccacaaccttgtggggacctgctgaccagtaaacctatgctttacccactgagctatcagatctgtcttgtgtaagcagtcaataagcctaatgaaccagcatggcttcttttccatacttcaacactatgtaactcatattaaaagtaggccaaacaagtttttaaaaaaaagacaaataaataaagcaatctttcaaacaggtctctctaattaacaaatcgatttacatattaatatcacaaagtacacaaacaattatattaaaaaataaaaagtactaCCATGCCAATGCTGGGggttgaacccacaaccttgtggggaccttcTGAACAGAAACCCTAtgctttacccactgagctatcagatctgccttgtgcaagcagtcaataagcctaatgaaccagcatggcttcttttccatacttcaacactatgtaactcatatttaaagtaggccaaacaagttaaaaaaaaaagacaaataaataaagcaatcttttaaacaggtctccctaattaacaaatctatttacagtttaatatcacaaagcagacaaactattatatttaattaaaaaaattttttaaaaaaaagtactaccatgccaatgctggggcttgaacccacaaccttgtggggacctgctgaccagtaaacctatgctttacccactgagctatcagatctgtcttgagcaagcaatcaataagcctaatgaaccagcatggcttcttttccatacttcaacactatgtaactcatattaaaagtaggccaaacaagttttaaaaaaaaagataaataaataaataaagcaatctttcaaacaggtctctctaattaacaaatcgatttacatattaatatcacaaagtacacaaacaattatattaaaaaataaaaataaaaatactaccatgccaatgctggggcttgaacccacaaccaaGTGGGGACTTGCTGAACAGAAACCCTATGCTTTACCCACTCAGCTATCAGATCTGTCTTGTGCAAGTAGTCAATaatcctaatgaaccagcatggcttcttttccatacttcaacactatgtaactcatattaaaagtaggcaaaacaagttttaaaaaaaaagacaaataaataaagcaatctttcaaacaggTCTCTGTAATTAACAAatctatttacagtttaatatcacaaagcagacaaactattatatttaataaaaaaaataataaataaataaaaatcaatgctACGATGCCAaaaccggggcttgaacccacaactttgcggggacctgctgaccagtaaacctatgctTTAACCcctgagctatcagatctgtcatgtgcaagcagtcaataagcctaatgaaccagcatggcttcttttccatacttcaacactatgtaactcatattaaaagtaggccaaacaagtaaaaaaaaaaaagacaaataaataaagcaatctttcaaacaggtctctctaattaacaaatcgatttacatattaatatcacaaagtacacaaacaattatattaaaaaattaaaattaaaatactaCCATAccaatgctggggcttgaacccacaaccttggggggacctgctgaccagtaaacctatgctttacccactgagctaacaGATCTGTCTTgggcaagcagtcaataagcctaatgaaccagcatggcttcttttccatacttcaacactatgtaacatattaaaagtaggccaaacaagtttaaaaaaaaagacaaataaataaagcaatctttcaaacaagtctctctaattaacaaatcgatttacatattaatatcacaaagtacacaaacaattatattaaaaaataaaaataaaaacactaccatgccaatgctggggcttgaacccacaaccaaGTGGGGACCCGCTGAACAGAAACCCTAtgctttacccactgagctatcagacctgccttgtgcaagcagtcaataagcctaatgaaccagcatggcttcttttccatacttcaacactatgtaactcatattaaaagtaggccaaacaagttttaaaaaaaaagacaaataaataaagcaatcttttaaacaggtctccctaattaacaaatctatttacagtttaatatcacaaagcagacaaactattatatttaataaaaaaaataataaaaataaaaacactaccatgccaatgctggggcttgaacccacaaccaaGTTGGGacctgctgaccagtaaacctatgctttaaccactgagctatcagatctgtcTTGCGCATCCGtgtagtatttatttaatatcagtgtgtatttctgtctgtttcAAACGGTTTTAAACAGCAATTTAAGTGATGAAAGTCTTTCAAATGCCCAAATATGTCTAGAGtcttcagtttagagcagaaaatgaaaaatcagcatgaagccaAAAAGGTTGTCATAGCTATCGTACCATCTTcaacttacaatattttttactttcaatgGAGTCGTCGTAGCATACTTCCATCGTAAGTGGGGGACTTAACACCATTTGTATATATTAGAGTAAAATATCAAAAAGATAATCCAGTAGAGTTAAAATAGCAGCTGCCAATTTTAGGTACAACGATTGTATATTATCAGGACCTGGTggtttgttaaacatttttttcgaAGTTTATTAGTGATCTGTTGAAAGTAAACTCTTTGTGAACTCTTTGTTTTATGTATGCAGAAAGGCTCAGCCagaaagtgaaaaagtgtattatcatttaattatcatgagttaataaaattataataaattactactaataataataatgctatatTTCATTAACCAAATtacattaaagtattttttaaccTAAATTGATAATTAATGAATGTAGATTCCCCTGGCATACAACAGTCCATGCGAAATTAGGATTGAAAGACCTGGAGTTGGCAACCTCTTTTTGATTAATTTCCTATTGCCATTAataatgagtgtttgaatatagaCAGATCcacaataaattacattaaggGCTTCAGTTTTTAAAGGTCaattatattcaaattatttaatgcattttcatgtaatctaacaaaaataatttgcttaGTAATAACATAATTTGTGGCTCAGTGTACCCTGAAGTTTCATTCCGGTGCATCAACaataaatgtacttaattatgttaattttatcaattaatatacatttataagtaaatagtataataatctattgtgtaatatacattacatttatattttatcattgACCGATAGATGGCGCTAGAGAGTGGGAAGGACGTGACACAAACTTCCAGAACAATGTAACAGTGGGGTCGGCAATACTGCGTGTGACCTCTCGGGGCACATAGATTACACAGTCACACAGATTTTGTCTTGAAAATGGACCCCATGGGGTCTTCAGAGAAAACCTCACTGGGCATGTCTAGACACGGTCTGGAAGGTGCTTGTATGGCTTTGTGGCGGGGACCCACGGAGGCATGGGTCCCCATGAGTCAGTTTACATTCAGGTCGAAGTCCCCACCGGGAAAGGagaacaagaacacacacacacacacgcacacacacgcacgcgcgcacacacacacacacacacacacacacacacacacagggataaTTTAGAGCAACCACAAGGAGCTGCATTGGGACAACGTGCCAAAGTCTgcataaacaaaaaagtgtgggAGGTGACAAAATACATGCACTCCTGTTCCAGTACTTGAGTGCAGGGTTCTTACAGTACTTGTTTAGTATAATTAAATTCTGCttttaggggttttttttgtttgtttttgggtttttttcatgaaacaaaGGTTTAATCCATGTAAACAGTAAACCAATCAAAAGACATTCGTtttgattcaaactaaataaataacaaaaataaaaatgtttcctaGCAAAAGTATACAtttcaacaaacaaatatttagccATTATATCACTGACACAGTACAGTGGATGTATTAGTCTCACAAGATCTGGTGCATTATAGGGCCAAAATGGTTCTTGACACCTGACTAAAAGACGGTTGTGTGCAGCTTGAACATCCCACTTTAGACTTAGTTGCATCATTTCCTATTATAATAAGATTTACTCTACTACGAAAGCTTTTCCATTAATATTCAAGTGTGGCTGTGCAAATTTGctctcattcagctacaagatcATAAAAGAGGTCAGTGGCATTCAGTGTTTCATTCCATTTAATTCCAGAGGTGTTCAGTCGGGTGGAGGTCAGGGCTTTTTAAAGGCCACCTGAGTTCTTACACTTTAGCATGGGCACACTATGTTTTCATAGATCTCACTTTGTACACATGGGCATTTCATGCTGCAACATGTTTGTTCATATAAGTTCCAGTAAAGTAAAATTGTGCTACAGCATTGGAGAAGATGGTCATCattggtgtgatggtcaggtgttaaAACACTTATTTGGCCATATAGAGATAATATAGACTCGGTTTTAGATGCTACAAAGGAAATTATGCAAGCAAAATATTGTACAACGTACAAAAGCATGTACATGAACCAATTAAACCGTCATTTCAATGTCCAAAGTAACTGTTTTGAAAAATATCAAtgtctaaaatctaaaatatctataaaatacCTGCATAGTTAGATAACACAATGGTTAGTTAacacaattattataaaaattatataattaattatataattatatattttaattattaaagaatTAATTGTAgacatgtaaaatgtaatttataaagTATTTAAGCAGTTGCTTACCAAGTGACTgacttgtgtgtatatgtactgaaatattaaacaaaaaaatctaaatcaaacaAAATTATGATAAGGTATTTATTTAAGCCCATTAAAATAATGCAGTGGCGTTTTACTCTTCAGAATTTAggcttcaggaaaaaaaaaacaagcacactGAGCTTTGGCAGtaaagtgggttttttttttacatttcttaaaaaacTTCTTGTTAATATAAAAACTACAGCTGTACCTGGTGTTCAGTGGCCATTTCAGTGACAGTAAGGCTGTTACACAAGAGAGGAGCACTATAGCTGAGTGCACTAAACTATGACGCTGCATTATTGCACACATGAGAAAATGACACTTTTATAACCGTTGAGTCAAATTATTCTGCCCTACATCCAAACAAATCAACATAATACAGAAACAGCAACCTTCATTTACCACCAGTATAATAACAGTTGATAGGTTTCTAATGATAAATAACAAATAGGGCAATTCAAACAATTGTTATTCATTCTTCGCTTTGACATTCTTCACGATCAAATACAGAACCTGACAGAACAGATAACATATTGCACTATAGTCCTTTAAGCATAACACAGCAGAGTGCAGCTTAACCCTAAAATATGAGTGCTAAATGCCTTACATCAAtccattataaaatgtaatagaaaTGTGCATTAGTGTTACTTTCATCTAAAGAATTTGTACCATTTAAAAGTCAAGAACCTTCTCAATTAGCATTCTGTGAACTTGCCATCTCTCAGTAGTGATTCATAAACATGTGTATTAAAAAGAGACATTGCTGCTTTGGTTACGTCAGTGTCCTGTTTGTTGGCACATGGGGTCTCAGCATGATAATGTAGGCGTGATCTCCAAAGAGCTACATCCTTTAGATGTCCTTAGCTGGAAGCTTGGTGAAATGTCTATGCGCTACAAAGACTGACCCAACAGCTTAGATTTcacacagaagaagaaaaaaaaacactttttgacACCAGTTGTTTCTTCATCTTGTGTTAGCCAACTTGCCactaagaaagaaaatacacagaaagatTATGCAAATGAATCTAAACTACACACGTGGCTAAAGGTTTAAAGTTCAAATGAGATTTACCCGAAGTCCACCGCCTCCGGATGTTGACGTGCTCATAGCCTGTTTTTCTATCTCttcttgtttcttctttttcctttccaccGCTTCTGGGTTCTTGATGCCTCGGTGTGTGCtctaaaagcagaaaaaaagcctTTTAGTTAGAGGGGAACCTCAGGCTAAAGTTTggattgaaataaatatttttctaaaaatattatGTGAACTATGTAATATAActgcattttataaataaaaaaagcgtAAAGTATCATGTTATATAAGCTGGTGCGTATGTGTACTGTGCTCATCAAAGGCATGCTGAGAATGTGGGATGACACATGGAGATGAAAGTGAGCCTTTGTTTTGTGGGCAAGTAAAACTTGAGAAACGTGTGGTTAAAAGTAATTGCTCTGTTATCAGACTTGTTCACATCCAGTATAGAAAGTGTGACGCTGAATGAATACTCAGCGGATAAACTGTAGAGGTAAAAACAATGGTACTGTACTTACCGCGCTGCTTTAGCAGCTCGACGAGCTTTGAGTGCTGATGAAACTCTCTAAAGGGCCCACAGTGTATATGAGGTATATGAGGGGCAAACCAGCATCAATTTCAAGCCttctaataaaatgtaattgatggAATGAActgatattatttttttttattctttgagTTGCGATAAAGGCATCAAATCAGAAAGACAAAAATGATGGTGCAGGT
It encodes:
- the LOC124392147 gene encoding small VCP/p97-interacting protein isoform X2, translated to MGMCLPCLGGAADDVVVTPDPDPETKRRQLAEAAEKRQKESTHRGIKNPEAVERKKKKQEEIEKQAMSTSTSGGGGLRWQVG
- the LOC124392147 gene encoding small VCP/p97-interacting protein isoform X1, with the translated sequence MFASPYSEMCNNIYLASSCAFQFYVQETKRRQLAEAAEKRQKESTHRGIKNPEAVERKKKKQEEIEKQAMSTSTSGGGGLRWQVG